The window aaattaaaaatttctcCCATAAACATGGCTGCCAATTTCCCCTAGATAATGGCTATTAACTAATATTTTTCCACAGTTGCTCTGCACTTGTCTCTTGCCTGGCACGGTCACAAAAAACTTGACAGCATCCCGATGTCCATGGAAACATAGCTGGGCGTGAGCCATGGAGCAGTATGGCACAAAGCTGCCTGGCACGGCGCAGTCTGTCACAGAGCTGTCATCACCGTAGACCCGTACAGCACCGCCGGGGCGATTTGGCACTGTTCCTGCTGTTCTGTTAGCTAAAGAATACAGTAAAATGTGCATATTATCTGCCTACTTTTATGTGCTGTCTGATAAAGTGCTTATACAAAACATACAACATCACCGAAAGCAAGTCTGTAGAAGCATAGTTAAGAAGGGAATTCACACATTCTCACAGGTCATTCCAAAGTCGAAGGACTCTGATGGCAAAAGCACAATCACCGTTGGGTTTAACCCTCAACAGCTGGAAGGGCCACACCTGAGAATCTAAGGGTCATATAGTGGGTCAGCATTTCCGCTATGTAGCTTGGGGCCAGTCCCAGATGTGCTTTAAAGGGTGATAAGCAAAATCATAAAATCAGTCCTAAACATACAGGGAGCCAACAGATGGAAGCTATGATTATCTGCTAAAACCAGGAATAGCAGTTACGACCTGGTCTGAAAGCTGGTCTCTGACACAGGGAGCAGAACTGTATGTGGATCAAGTCAGTCAGAGAGCAGAGGAACCTGTTTGTGCTAAATTTTGGAAGCATAAATAAAGATGAaacctggaggaaaaaaaaaaaaaaagctttattctCTGACTTAAAGTAAAGCCTGTACAGACAGAGCTAGAGGCTAAAAAGGACATAAGCATCAAACACATATGTACAATCCCTGACTATAAACACAGAGAACTGCACGGCCTATAGATAAAGAGTGATATACAATAAAGAAAATGGTGACAGGAAAGGAAAACGCAGCTAcaaagttttaatattttaagtgAGCAGCACTCCTCAATCTCCACTGAGAGCCGAGCTTTGAAGTATAAACCCATCAAACTGCGCTATGTGAGCCGCATGGTGACTGAGAGACTTGTATCCATGGCAATGCCACTGTCTTTTATTCTACAGCAGCATCTGAGATGTAATAATTATTGCACTGTCTGAAAGTACTTTAAGAGAAATCTAGGACACAGATACACAGTGAGAAGAGACTCTGAGGATTTATGGATTTAAAGGGAGAAGGCAATGCTGCACAACGATGGTCCCTGAGGCACCTCAGAGTAGCCATCTGGGAGATGAGTTGAAatatgaaagaagaagaaaagaagacgGTGGAGGCAGCGGTGAGGGATTCAATATTATAAACACGCCATGTGTTTTCACAACTAATAGCACATTTCTTTTCAGCCATATGCCAAATATGAATGCAAAGCTAAAAATGGTAAAACTAATGTTCTGCAATGCAAATCAAGTATAAAAGCTCACTGTACTTCACTATTCCTGATGCAGTAACGTGTTCCCGAAGAGTAGCGAGAGAGTCCCTGCGGTCTGTTTCAGAAATCTAAACCTTTCTGAACTTTTAAGTAAATACACATTGCTAAAAGAATATTTTATCGATGCACTGCCTCATGCAACAAAAGTGGAAATTTTGGAGTAAACATGAAACGGATCGTTGAGGTTGTGCTGTACCTTCAGAGAGCGGGATGGAGATGATGACGCCGTTTCCTGTACCCACCCACAGTCGGTTGCAGGACACCACGAGAGCTGTGATTCTCACAAACGAGAAGCCCAATTTACCTGtacctgcaacacacacacagcagacgtTTGACTCTATCCACGTGTAAAAGAGCTGTCACCTTAGATGGTTTTCATACAGCAACACTGTCCAGTGATTATTTCCCATAAAAAACTGAGCATAAAACCTGTAGTCGGATAAAAAGGCGACTAACTGGTAAAGCAGCGAACAGTTTGTATACCCAGCATCTTGCTGACATAGGGCTCGATGTCCACATCCTGGAGGTGCTGGTAGGTGTGGGCGTGAAACAAGCGCAGGGTTGAATCCAGTCGAATGGACACCCAGATGCCATCTCCAACCCAGGCCAGCTGCCGTACCTGACTCTCCTTCCGAGGATGAGCGTCAAATGATTTCTGCTCAGGCATGACAGATTGTGATTGTGTAATGTTAGAATTAAATTGGAGTGATGATTTGGCGGTCCCCATAACAACAATAAGGTTTAGTTGGTTATACTTGACTGGAACAGAAAACGAACTTGATTTTTTATTAACTTTCACGTCAGCTTTACCTCTATTCTCATGGCCTTCGGCTGGATGACGTAGATTTTATTTCTGTAGCCGCACCAAACCTTGTCGTGGACTACGCTCATACAGCGGATGGAGTGGTGGGGCCGGCCCAGATCAAGCAGATGGTAGTTGGTTAGATCCCACTGGCCGTCTGCTTGGGAGAAACAAAAAGACTTTGGTGCTTTGTGGCATAAATTTagcaatggctcagtcacactagagtgcAAACAGGACAGCAACCTCCTGGCAGCTTCTTGGTTGTCCGGTGATTGGAGACCGACTTTCAATCATAAAGTGATTGCACAGGGGGAAGTCAAcatgtctccaaacaatcatgATCCGACtgagactgactgcaatcactctcagacaagATGGTGAAAGTCTGCATATAACTACGGTCTAATTTATAAGTGCAGGCAAACTGGAATCAATCTGAGGCTGCACCGATGAGCACAATTTGTCTGTACTGAGCCTCTTTTCAACAGGAGACTAGGCTCAGCTGGCTGTATTCCTATATAAAATCAAGGTTGCCAAGCACCTGTGTCACGTTGCAATTAAACTGCCGTCTTGCCACGTCACTATTCATGGAGAAATTTCTGTATCAGATCTGTGCGGTTCTGGCTGGACCCTGAATTTCAGTGTACATAGATTATACAGACTGGTGACTGTTGCCGATTTATCAGTTAACCTCCGTATTATTACAATCAGACTGCACAGAATTGCCCCCGTTATCAGACTGACTATCTTACTGACATAAATCAccatcttgatgcaccaaagtcactttgaggATGGTGACTGACTGCGAGTGTTCGCAGGCCTGGTCCCCGTCTTTGAAGTGACCATTTCAATGGCAACGAGACTGAAAGATTGCAAAATGTTTGGTTGTTCTGCattctccaaccactgttttccttaGTGTCCCTGTAGCGTAACAGAGGTTTTGGGATAAAATAGCTCTGACATGAACGATgatggaaaaatattaaactgttTCTTCTGATTTGACtttatattaaataatttaaaataaccaCGACTGAGTGATGCATGTAGATCATAaccaaaaactgaatgaaatacaaaaatcttaCATTCAATTTGTATAAAATGCACAAATTACAGACTTACCAATGCCTCTGTGGAAAATTGCTAATGTCCCATCAGCCAATGCTACCATGACTCTCCCTTTAACATGCCTGCAACAGGTTATGAAGAcacttttttatataaatttctTAGTCTATTTCTAATGTTCAGTTGTTATGTGTGTGCAAGtccttaaataaacacacaaccaACTTTTTTACTCACACTATGCTGAGGATTGAGTCTTTCAGTTTGATGGCATGGAGACATTTCCTCCATCGGGCCACAGATGAGTGGACGTACAGACTTGTAAAGAAATAAAGGTTGAGCAGAGTCAAACGCTGGCCTTTCAACTAAAGTAACTGTGTTATGAAACTTTGGCAAATGATGAAATAATATGACAGAAACATAGCCACTGGCTTGAGttgataaataattaaataaacaccAAAATCAGAGTAATGATCAAAAGAAAATTTGCTCCACGAAGTTATACCATCATTTAATCTTTTTAGTTATGCGtcactccattttttttcccctgaactAATAGCTCCCTCTAGTGGCTGCTGCCTCGCTCACCATCCGTTTTGAGCTCCAAGCCACATGGTTGGAAGTGCACTGCTCATCCTCAGGACCTCCCCCTCTGACGGGTCTGAGTCTTCTGCGAGAGAAGTCACCCCATCCAGACCGGAGCCCCTGAATAAAGGAAGGCAGCCATTCAAATGCGTCCCTCATAAAAAGCACTTGTGACGTGTAAACTTGTATCAGTGTCACCAGGGATGTTCTTATGGTTTCCTCTATAAGTTAAATATCCTGCTGTTTTTAGTTTGCACTGCAAAAAGTTTTAAGGTATTAAAATTCATATCCAGACACAATTCTTCTCAGGTTAATACATGTCAGGATTGGAGGGTGTGTTTGCAAATCTGAAttgataaaaaaatgttttaattcgACATTGTGAAATTTTTGCACATCTGAAAATTTACTGAAGCATCTAACAATTTTACAAACATTCATTCTCACCTCTGTGATTCAGCAACAGAGTCAGTGGGTTCCACCCCAAGTGGGTCAGTGAACACATGCTCTGTGTAGATTCCTGGCTGGTTTTGATCAGCCCCCTGatcttcctctccttcttcGCCCACACCAGCATTAGCTTCTGTTGCTTCTGTTGCCTCTTCTGCTGTAGGAACCCCATCTTCTGCTGGACTGGTCTCCCTGGACAGCTCCACTGCAGGAGCTGTGGCTCACAGGGTCAAAAGGAGGTTTTTCAGCACAGCTGTCAAATAGCACATGCTGTATATGTAAGCATTTTTTCCAGCAGAAAACTACCTGAGCCTGTGGTGGCGCTGTGCTCAGTCGGCTGGTCGGCGAAACCTGCACTTGCTGTCTGGGGGATGGCGGTAGTGCCCTCAGCTGCCATGGCACCATCGCTACCTGCTGAGCCTACACTGGCCACACTGCCAGCCAATGACGCTGCATCACTTTGGCTGGCCTCCAGGTCTTGAGGTACGGCTTCACCTGCTGGATAATCGGTttccaacacacctgaaaaaaacaacacaaatcacACTGTAGGAAAAATTATCATCACCCAAACAAACATAATGTGACTGCTCGACCTACCTGGCACACTGGCGATGCAGACAACATGAGTGTTGCAGGCGTAAAAGCTGTCAAGCAGGTCAGAGGGCTGAGTGGCATCCAGCACCATAACCTTGGTGGAGGAGTGGGTGCTAGTGCACACCCACACACGACTGGACATCTCGTCCTGAACGATCagctccttctctttctctcctttttcccGATCCTTACAGCAAGAAAATAAATCAGCAAATTGTCTCAAAGCGTAAAATATGAAGAACTTTCTGAACTCACCGCCACCTCCAGAGAGCTTGTTCCTTAAACTACTCACCTTACtctcctgctccagctgatCCAGGCTACTCTGAGAACCCTTCGTCTGCTTAAAAAGCTCTGATGAGGAAAATGGCCGACCCCCAGACAGGTTAACCCCCGCAGCACACCACAgctgggagacagagagagcatgTTAGAAATTTTAAGAAGGgcacaaaaatataataataataataatatcctgCATGTATGTTAGGCACTGTCTAGTTATTCTTTTATGCACCTTCATAGAAGCATCTTTCTGGTCCAGAGGTTTCAAGTAAACCGGTACAGGTAGGTTCATTTTGATTTCCACTTGTCCACCATTCGCTACCTGTGAGGATGTAACCACCAAATTGTAACTGAAGTGTTGTAGGAGAATTTGAAAACCATTAGTTTTAAAGTCTAAATGATATTTTCTCACATGAATATGAACACAGGACTGgtacagacacagaaacaaaggGTACACCTTATTATGTTGTAGAATGTGATTTTAATGAGTAAAATTGTACATATTGCCCTCAATGACTCTTGAAACCCTCAGTACTTTGTGTGTCTCCTCATCTAGTAGAATGgccatttaaataaatgactgcTTCCAAAGTCAGGTTAACTAAgcaaaataaagatgaaaagtATCGCTCACGTCGCTGACCTAATGAAAAGCAATATTTTCATTTCCCACCTTGTATTTGCCGGGCAGGCTCCAGCCATGCGCTGTGACTCGTCCATCCTCCTTCTGCATGTGAGCCTTGACCTGCCTGTACTGCgttctcttctgctctttacGTGATGGCGAACTGCACTGTTCCTTACTAAAGGAAGAACCAAGAAAGGCAAAGCCATCAGCTGACAGAAACATTTTATACACACGCACATTAGTAAAGGCTATTTTCATGTCCAACTTGTTAAAATACACAGAACTCTCAGCCACATGTCTTCATTACTTACTCTTCATTGAGGAAGTCAAATGTCTTAGACTTCTCTGTGGGGAACTGGGAGAAGGTGCTGCTCCTCTTCACCGTGCCGCCCGGGCTGCTGTACTTCGTATTAGGCTGGGACTCAAACTTTATGGCAGGGGCACTGGAGGAGGAGCTAAACAGTCTGCTGAAGCTGCATGTGGCGAAGTTACAGAAAGCCAAGAGGAAAACAGAGCCAACAGGAGTGCAGGGAAAAAGCAAGGCAGGGGTGTCACCAACAAACCAGATAGTCAAGGAACTACCACCAACATTTACTGTACAGTGACATAAAGCATGCTGGGAGTCATAATAAAGCTAAGCACTCCCCTATTATATGTAATTAAAACTGGAAACATAACAGTAACTTCAACTAATATACAcgcaccagccactttgttaggtacgcCTGTTCGttaacgcaaatatctaatcagccaatcacacggcagcaacAGCAAAGGTAACGTGTTGAAGTTCAaacagagcatcagaatgaggaggaaaggtgatttaagtgactttgaatgtgacatggttgttggtgctagGGTATTTCACATCTACCAGAATTTtcctctagggtttacagagaatggcctgaaaatgagaaaatatccagtgagctgcagttctctgggtgaaaatgccttgtttatATCAGAGGTCAGAAAATGGCCACACTCAAAATGATGGGAAagcaacagtaattcaaataaccacttgtcaCAACCAAGTTATGCAAAacagcatctctgaacgcacaGCATGTTGTACCTTTAAGCAGATGGACTGCAGCAGGAGAAGACTATGCTGGATGCCATTcctgtcagccaagaacaggaaactgaggctacaatttacaGGGGCTCATCAAAATTCGGCAAGGttggaaaaaatgttgccttGCCAGACGAGTCTCGAGTTTTGCTGCTGTATTCAGATGGTAGGCTCAggatttggtgtaaacaacacaaaagcagaGATCAATCCTGCCTTATATAAACAAtttaggctgctggtggtggtgtaatggggTGGGGGACATTTTCTTAGCACACTCTGGGCACCTTTGTACCAGCTGACCACCTGaggattgttgctgaccatgtctatcCATTTATGACTTCCCAGcagccatcttctgatggctgcttccaggatAACGCTCCATATAACAAAGctcaactgtgtgatgctacatcagtatgaaccaaaatctccaaggaatgtttccaacaccttCATGAACCTGTGCTACAAAAAAATACGgtgttctgaaggcaaaaggggtccaactCAAGACTAgaaaagtgtacctaataaagtgactgatGACTGTATAAATTATGCAAAATTAACCATTTACAATATGTGAAGCAAAGTTTGATATATGCTTAAAGTCCAGTTTATTATTGCAGAATGAtatcctgctgcttcttctgtagtcaaatatagaagaaaATTTTCCATGAATGTTAAAATTCAAAACCcaagaaaaggaaaactgaTGTGTCCTCAGTGGCTGGAAGTCAATTTCTCCGAATGGCTGCGCTGAAACTGCTACAGAGGCAAGCTTATTACTAAATTACTAAAGCCATTAAAATTCCTTAATAACAGAAATTAAACCTACTCCACTGCGTGTGCAGTCTGACTTAATAGACATAAGCAACACAACATGTACATATATTTGCACATGTAGTTTCCCTTTGCTCCCTATGAGCAGACAGAGTAAGGAAAACATCAAAaggcacacagcaggcaggAGACAGGAAAGCCTGGGGGCAAAAGGAGAGCAACATCTGAGCAGTTTGTGATAACAACAACTGATGTACTGCACTGAGAGCACAGATCATGGATAAAGacacatcaaagttggatcctTTCAGAATGGAGGAGCAGTTCTGTGTtaaatgggggggtgggggggggcaagaGAGAGGTTTAGTGGGGAGAAGGTCTATCAAATCGTCTTTACCTAATGCTGCCAATTCAATGGCACATCCCGGAAAAGATATGGAAAAAGATTTTGAATATTTGAATGACAGAAATGTCAGGATTCAACTTAGAAGGCAATGTGGCAGCCCTATCAaagctaaaagacaaaaaaaattaaaaaataatgcagtaaATCGGAGAAGACTCACAACTGCCAGatgctggatttctttttttctgcaatAGTTGGATTTTCTCTTGAAGCCCTAAAAAAAAGATATCATgtgtttagaagaaaaaaaaaaaacaccaaagctTTTTGCATTTAAAGCAGAACTCTGCCAGAGTCCTTAATTTATATGTCAATATCACATCCATTTGTTTAGTTGTGCAACACAAAGAAGTTATTAGAAGTTAGAACCAACAATAACTTTAATTCTAACAAAACATTAGATGCACTTTTCTCCATTCAACCACCACTTATTGGTTCTTCACCTGATCATCTCAGTCCACCGCACAGCTTCCTGCAGCTCCATAAGTCGCTCTTTGTACTGGTTCCTCTCCATCAGCACTCGGGCCATCTCCACTCTGGTGAAGCGCTTCTTCTGAGCCGTAGGTAAATCGCTCTGTAGCAGCACACAATTAAACCCAAACATGACCACACAGAAATACACTAGTTCTTCAGGAATGAGCCACACAACAGATGGAAACCGGGGAAAACTGTGGCAAAGACTAACCTCTTCTTCTTcgtttgctttctgttttgcttcctccacctccactcGTACTCTGGAAAATATTATTTGTTACACACGTGTGTAGGAAACTGGGTATAGTCCATGGCAGTAATAATCCAGTAAGTTTCTTATTGTGGCATCATAAGTCACAGTGTAATAAAATATGCACAGAAAGCAAATAATATGACATACAGCGGTATTTGCTGTCACTCTACATGAAATCAACAACTGCACATGCAGAAATAAGTGATCACCACAGGAAGCAAACACTACACGAGCAAGTTTCTGCTCGACAAATGTGCACGGCATACACAATCCTGTAGGTAACTGTGCTCACAAAGTGATCAGATGTTTGACAGTTGACCATTGATTATTGGATACTTCCAGTGCACAGATTCACTGGGAGATACCATTCAGCACTCACCACTCTGCAGAAACTCTACGTATGTGGTAACTGCTTTATGAACGTGGCTGCTTATCTCCAATAGCACGATAGTAACGTATGTGAGCAAGGACTTTGCAACTTTGCAACTGCCAATGAATTACCTGCAACAGTGTGCTTCACTGCGCTTGTGACTTATGACAGAAATGAAAGGCCACAGATTCCTCCTGTAGCTCTTACTTTTTGagttcctcctccagctctttgtTCTTTTCCTCTATCTTGCTTTTGGCCTGACGCAAAGCTTCAAGCTCTCCCTGCAACATTTCCTTTTCACACGTCAATTCATCAACCTTCAGTATCAAGTCTTTATTCACCACATTCAAGGCATTCCTGGAAAGACAGACAGCAAAAagatttttgcatgttttctgattattttttttaatctgttttcaaGACAAAGGGCAGCTTAAACAAAGGAACAGGTGCAATGATTCTGAAACTGAGACCAAAATGGTGAATTTCAAATGTCGATAACATTGTGTTACATGTCCTGATACCAATCATGATAAGGCGTTCATagttttggtaaaaaaaaaacaaaaaacaaaacaaaacaaaaaaaaaaacttaaagcaAAAAACTGTAacttaaagttacagtgtgtaaaatttcaCTCCAAGATCCTGAAAATCCTGTTTTCTTACCCttcccaattcaagtgcataatcacAACTATGGTggctgctgtaggacaaacatgtCAGCCAagagaaagcaaaaacattGACTCTAGACTGATCCCCATAACTGCTGCAGCCGGCCAGcgtgtttctactactgtttgtgtgaaaaaaaaacatttttgcacacactttattttaacatatttgaataatatcaacacttagccagggctttcaaattgttttggagtagctgGAGGGCATGTCAAAGTACCAGGCACCTTATGACCGAGACCaaagccatgacggcagcagacgatatgaatagtcacatggcagtcgtgaattaatcaaatggctcagattgaatgAACATAAATATTGTCACGTGCATCCACATGGCGCTGGATATGGAGAAGGTGGACGgcgcaaaattttttttttaggaaaattaaaaagtagacggcgcagagcagtggagtaggtggaaaacgcgcctgccgccggcataatttgaaagccctgcttAGCAATaagtcattaaattaaaaaaaaaaaatgggtgtgtgtgtgtaaatagtATCATGAGTCTGAAGGAGTAGACACaacttctcctctcctctgtatGTGGCTGGTTTATAGCCACATACGGTACATAAAACGCGATGAGGCGAAACAACGTCAATCTCAGCCACTGTATTCAACAtggcggcttccacaaaccGGTGCCTACTCCTATGTATTTTTGATGGATTAGCTCTATGTTTATGAGAACGCATCAGcttgttggaagatgtaattacacactaatggTTGTATATTtatgaatacaattttttttctattaaatgacCTCAGAAAATGACTGACTATAcctttaatcatttattttctttctttcctttcccattaaacaaaaaaagactaaaaaaaccaaaatgaacCAAACTGTAGATTTAGAGAGAGTCATTACACCCTTTCAAAGGATGAAGAAATGGCTTTCAAATACTACTTACTTTGTCTCAAGCAGTTGTGAATTCTCCTGAATTAGATTTTCAACTTCCCGGCCCATACCTGAACAGAATGAAAGGTCAACATTAGAATTTTAtcacataataaaactgaactgaaaacaaactggATCTGTGACTACTTTAACACTACACATAAAGAAGTATGCTATTCACACTAAGAATAAATCCAACCAGGCACAACGTGGGATGTGAAATATCTCCTAGTGAGATATTTGTTACTGTAAGTTTCACAGCACATGAAACTACCACAACGCACAAACCCACAGCACAACATGTCACATGACGGACAGGAGAAGAATGGACAGAGTGGGTGTGGTCTTACCAATCAAACTAAGGTCTGAGAATACCATGCAATCCAAGCCAGGCGGAAAAAGAAtaaggcagagagagagcgtgagagagagagagaaatgcgGATATAGTTTGAGACAGTGAAATGACCAAAATGATGAAGGAGCCAGAGCTAGATATGTAGCTGCTGACTCCACAAGCAAAAAGGAAGAGACGCTGCCAAATCTCTACAGATAATTACATTTGACATTTGCAGCAGcaagagccaaaaaaaatattttaagctgTAAAAAGATCAATTAGGCCAAAAACGGAACATCATTCATGCACCAAAATCTTGTTGAAATAGTAGGAGATGAAAAACTTTACATTGAACCTAATGTGAGCTTAATGTAGGCTAATATAAGACACAATGAAGAAGTTATAGCAATGGTGGAAAGGGAAGAAAATGAGTAATGGGTAGAGGTCAAAAGGACATGACAGAAAAATGTTAAGCTAAGGAAAGGTTGGAGGTCATACACACCAGAGTACTCCACTGGGATTATGGACAAAAGCCAGAAAATGAGACacgggagagagagaggtgatgtTAACATGGCTGGATGGCTAACACATTGTACAACAGCTGGACCAAAGCAAGCAGTGTAGCATCGCAGCAAACAGCAGGTGTTACAATGAATTTAAAGACAGTACTAAAAGGTAGAACAACAGCTGGTAGCAACACAATGGAAGTGGAGCTTCAGTAAATCACCTTTACAACCTTttagaaacaaaaaagcagtGATTACAGAGAAATATTGGAGTTATTCAGCATGTAATTACCTCACTTTTAACTGATACAGCAACACAATTATTTCACTTCTGGCTTTTGAGATTTCAG is drawn from Archocentrus centrarchus isolate MPI-CPG fArcCen1 chromosome 8, fArcCen1, whole genome shotgun sequence and contains these coding sequences:
- the spag9a gene encoding sperm associated antigen 9a isoform X7 → MELEDGVVYQDDPGTSAMMSERVSGLANSIYREFERLIGKYDEDVVKELMPLVVAVLENLDSVFAENQEHEVELELLKEDNEQLITQYEREKALRKHAEEKFIEFEDTHEQDKKDLQNHVDRMESHSRQLELKIKNYADQIGRLEERELELKKEYNSLHQRHTEMIHNYMEHVERIKMQQISDTSESSAVGRVRRERPLSLGIFPSSGGASLLIPDPQARAETLSTESWRFTDSSQPRSNTSLKLDFGDPPKEREGKSAQDSSWGNSLADDCKDELSDFTGSKSATPMSTTASDLEREDGTSKSTEVQAAPGTRSISVGLPENEDSSDVKDIIESTPELDMDLIGYKPCSTPTKGIENMAFDRNTDSLFEELSSAGTGLIGDVDEGADLLDLSLIGMGREVENLIQENSQLLETKNALNVVNKDLILKVDELTCEKEMLQGELEALRQAKSKIEEKNKELEEELKKVRVEVEEAKQKANEEEESDLPTAQKKRFTRVEMARVLMERNQYKERLMELQEAVRWTEMIRASRENPTIAEKKKSSIWQFFSRLFSSSSSAPAIKFESQPNTKYSSPGGTVKRSSTFSQFPTEKSKTFDFLNEDKEQCSSPSRKEQKRTQYRQVKAHMQKEDGRVTAHGWSLPGKYKVANGGQVEIKMNLPVPVYLKPLDQKDASMKLWCAAGVNLSGGRPFSSSELFKQTKGSQSSLDQLEQESKDREKGEKEKELIVQDEMSSRVWVCTSTHSSTKVMVLDATQPSDLLDSFYACNTHVVCIASVPGVLETDYPAGEAVPQDLEASQSDAASLAGSVASVGSAGSDGAMAAEGTTAIPQTASAGFADQPTEHSATTGSAPAVELSRETSPAEDGVPTAEEATEATEANAGVGEEGEEDQGADQNQPGIYTEHVFTDPLGVEPTDSVAESQRGSGLDGVTSLAEDSDPSEGEVLRMSSALPTMWLGAQNGCLYVHSSVARWRKCLHAIKLKDSILSIVHVKGRVMVALADGTLAIFHRGIDGQWDLTNYHLLDLGRPHHSIRCMSVVHDKVWCGYRNKIYVIQPKAMRIEKSFDAHPRKESQVRQLAWVGDGIWVSIRLDSTLRLFHAHTYQHLQDVDIEPYVSKMLGTGKLGFSFVRITALVVSCNRLWVGTGNGVIISIPLSEANRTAGTVPNRPGGAVRVYGDDSSVTDCAVPGSFVPYCSMAHAQLCFHGHRDAVKFFVTVPGQAMPPPGSADSGSDDPPSESSDTAASEPKTYLVMSGGEGYIDFRMGDEVGELDGLSETTSSPQSAPTKNERSHLIVWQVTTSHD
- the spag9a gene encoding sperm associated antigen 9a isoform X5 gives rise to the protein MELEDGVVYQDDPGTSAMMSERVSGLANSIYREFERLIGKYDEDVVKELMPLVVAVLENLDSVFAENQEHEVELELLKEDNEQLITQYEREKALRKHAEEKFIEFEDTHEQDKKDLQNHVDRMESHSRQLELKIKNYADQIGRLEERELELKKEYNSLHQRHTEMIHNYMEHVERIKMQQISDTSESSAVGRVRRERPLSLGIFPSSGGASLLIPDPQARAETLSTESWRFTDSSQPRSNTSLKLDFGDPPKEREGKSAQDSSWGNSLADDCKDELSDFTGSKSATPMSTTASDLEREDGTSKSTEVQAAPGTRSISVGLPENEDSSDVKDIIESTPELDMDLIGYKPCSTPTKGIENMAFDRNTDSLFEELSSAGTGLIGDVDEGADLLDLSLIGMGREVENLIQENSQLLETKNALNVVNKDLILKVDELTCEKEMLQGELEALRQAKSKIEEKNKELEEELKKVRVEVEEAKQKANEEEESDLPTAQKKRFTRVEMARVLMERNQYKERLMELQEAVRWTEMIRASRENPTIAEKKKSSIWQFFSRLFSSSSSAPAIKFESQPNTKYSSPGGTVKRSSTFSQFPTEKSKTFDFLNEDKEQCSSPSRKEQKRTQYRQVKAHMQKEDGRVTAHGWSLPGKYKVANGGQVEIKMNLPVPVYLKPLDQKDASMKLWCAAGVNLSGGRPFSSSELFKQTKGSQSSLDQLEQESKDREKGEKEKELIVQDEMSSRVWVCTSTHSSTKVMVLDATQPSDLLDSFYACNTHVVCIASVPGVLETDYPAGEAVPQDLEASQSDAASLAGSVASVGSAGSDGAMAAEGTTAIPQTASAGFADQPTEHSATTGSAPAVELSRETSPAEDGVPTAEEATEATEANAGVGEEGEEDQGADQNQPGIYTEHVFTDPLGVEPTDSVAESQRGSGLDGVTSLAEDSDPSEGEVLRMSSALPTMWLGAQNGCLYVHSSVARWRKCLHAIKLKDSILSIVHVKGRVMVALADGTLAIFHRGIADGQWDLTNYHLLDLGRPHHSIRCMSVVHDKVWCGYRNKIYVIQPKAMRIEKSFDAHPRKESQVRQLAWVGDGIWVSIRLDSTLRLFHAHTYQHLQDVDIEPYVSKMLGTGKLGFSFVRITALVVSCNRLWVGTGNGVIISIPLSEANRTAGTVPNRPGGAVRVYGDDSSVTDCAVPGSFVPYCSMAHAQLCFHGHRDAVKFFVTVPGQAMPPPGSADSGSDDPPSESSDTAASEPKTYLVMSGGEGYIDFRMGDEVGELDGLSETTSSPQSAPTKNERSHLIVWQVTTSHD